TGCCTGCGGCGGATGGAACGCAGTGCGGGCATCGTCGCCGCGACCGCCACCGCGGCGACCGCCGCGACGCCCACCCAGCGCCAACCCAGGACGCCGTCGAAGAGCATCCACAATCCGAACGCCAGGAACAGCAGGCCGGCCATGAGGTGCAGCAGCCGCTCCGGCAGGCGGCGGTGCAGCAGGATTCCCGCAACGATGGCCAAGCCGTTGGCCAGCACCATGCCGACCGTGGTGCCGACCCACACGCCCACCCAGTCGTGATCGCTGGCCAGCGTGATCGTCGCCAGCGTGGTCTTATCGCTCAGCTCTGCCAACACGATGGACGACACGACAGCGAGCAGCGCGAATCGCGGTTCTCGGATCGGGGGAACGCCATCGGTGCCGGTGCGGGCCTCCCGCCAGGTCCACGCGGCGAAGACCAAGAACGCGATCGCCGACGCGAAGGCCATCGGCCGCGCCGGCAGCGTCATCCCCAACGAATGCCCGATCGCCACCGAGGCCCCGTGAACCAAGGTCGAGGCGATCGCCACTCCGGTCAGCACCACCCACCAGCGGTAGCGCAGCGAATAGGTGATGGTGATGAGCTGCGAGCGGTCGCCGAGCTCGGCGACGAAAACTACCCAGAAGCTTAGAATCGTGGCTGCGAGCATGTGCCGTGACCTTTCGACGCGTCGCCGGCGACCTCAGCGGTCGCCGAACTCCGGTCGAAGGTCTCGCCCACCGTCCGCTTGGATCGGTTCGCCAGCCGGGCTGTTCGCCAGTATGTCGACTGGGCGATTCAGGACTACTCCCCTTCGATGACGATCTCAGGCTAGCGGCGCTGACGGCGGTTCGCCAGCACCGCAGGCAAGTTCGGGAAGCCGTATTTGTCGATTCG
This Mycobacterium xenopi DNA region includes the following protein-coding sequences:
- a CDS encoding TMEM165/GDT1 family protein, whose amino-acid sequence is MLAATILSFWVVFVAELGDRSQLITITYSLRYRWWVVLTGVAIASTLVHGASVAIGHSLGMTLPARPMAFASAIAFLVFAAWTWREARTGTDGVPPIREPRFALLAVVSSIVLAELSDKTTLATITLASDHDWVGVWVGTTVGMVLANGLAIVAGILLHRRLPERLLHLMAGLLFLAFGLWMLFDGVLGWRWVGVAAVAAVAVAATMPALRSIRRRQPLADPFGPSPESARESRRAPMARRRGD